One genomic region from Macaca mulatta isolate MMU2019108-1 chromosome 20, T2T-MMU8v2.0, whole genome shotgun sequence encodes:
- the PALB2 gene encoding partner and localizer of BRCA2 isoform X15 → MLEGLLFPAEYYVRTTRSMSNCQRKVALEAVIQSHLDVKKKGFKNKNKDASKNLNLSNEETDQSEIRMSDTCTGQPSSRTSQKLLSLTKVSSPAGPTEDNDLSRKAVAQAPSRRYRGKRKSACTPASDHCEPLLPACNPSVINRSKEEVTSHKYQNKKAVIRVKGKKSHQKEDSLSWSNSAYLSLDDDAFTASFHKDGMLSLKQLLSFLSITDFQLPDEDFGTLKLEKLKSCSEKPVEPFESNMFGERRLKEGNCIFPEELSPKRMDTEMEDLEEDLIVLPGKSHPKRPNPQSQHTKTGLSSSILLYTPLNTVALDDNDRPAADMCSPLFPILGTTPAFGPQGSYEKASTEVAGQTCRTPQLAHLKDSVCLASDSKQFDRSSSPAKPHTTLQVSGRQGQPTCDCDSALPGTPPPIESFTFKVNQLCGNTCQELHKHSIEQTETAELPASDSVNPGNLQLVSKLKNPSGSCSVDVSAMFWERAGCKEPCIITACEDVVSLWKALDAWQWEKLYTWHFTEVPVLQIVPVPDVYNLVCVALGNLEIREIRALLCSSDDESEKQVLLKSGNIKAVLGLTKRRLVSSSGTLSDQQVEVMTFAEDGGGKENQFLMPPEETILTFAEVQGMQEALLGTTVMNNIVIWFLEGDVKDQCAAAILTSGTIAIWDLLLGQCTALLPPISDQHWSFVKWSGTDSHLLAGQKDGNIFVYHYS, encoded by the exons ATGCTTGAAGGCCTTCTGTTTCCTGCAGAATACTATGTTAGAACAACACGAAGCATGTCCAATTGCCAGAGAAAAGTAGCCCTGGAGGCTGTCATTCAGAGTCATTTGGATGTCAAGAAAAaagggtttaaaaataaaaataaggatgcAAGTAAAAATTTAAACCTTTCCAATGAGGAAACTGACCAAAGTGAAATTAGGATGTCTGACACATGCACAGGACAACCAAGTTCAAGaacttctcagaaacttctctcaTTAACTAAAGTCAGCTCTCCCGCTGGGCCCACTGAAGATAATGACTTGTCTAGGAAGGCAGTTGCCCAGGCACCTAGTAGAAGatacagaggaaaaagaaaatcagcctgCACCCCAGCATCAGATCATTGTGAACCACTTTTGCCAGCTTGCAACCCATCAGTTATTAACAGGTCCAAGGAGGAAGTCACCTCACATAAATATCAGAACAAAAAAGCAGTTATTCGAGTGAAAG ggaAGAAAAGTCATCAAAAAGAGGATTCCCTTTCTTGGAGTAACAGTGCTTATTTATCCTTGGATGATGATGCTTTCACGGCTTCATTTCATAAGGATGGAATGCTGAGCTTAAAGCAACTACTGTCTTTTCTCAGCATCACAGACTTTCAGTTACCTGATGAAGACTTTGGAACTCTTAAGCTTGAAAAACTGAAGTCTTGCTCAGAAAAACCAGTGGAGCCTTTTGAATCAAACATGTTTGGAGAGAGACGTCTTAAAGAGGGAAATTGTATTTTTCCAGAGGAACTGAGTCCTAAACGCATGGATACAGAAATGGAGGACTTAGAAGAGGACCTTATTGTTTTACCAGGAAAATCACATCCCAAAAGGCCAAACCCACAAAGCCAGCATACAAAGACAGGCCTTTCTTCATCCATATTACTTTATACTCCTTTAAATACAGTTGCGCTTGATGATAATGACAGGCCTGCTGCAGACATGTGTTCACCTCTTTTCCCCATCTTAGGTACTACTCCAGCCTTTGGCCCTCAAGGCTCCTATGAAAAAGCTTCCACAGAGGTCGCTGGACAAACTTGCCGCACACCCCAACTTGCTCATTTGAAAGACTCAGTCTGTCTTGCCAGTGATAGTAAACAATTCGACCGTTCAAGCAGTCCAGCAAAACCACATACCACCCTGCAGGTGTCAGGCAGGCAAGGACAACCTACCTGTGACTGTGACTCTGCCTTGCCAGGAACACCTCCACCCATTGAGTCATTCACTTTTAAAGTAAATCAGCTCTGTGGAAACACATGCCAGGAGTTGCATAAACATTCCATCGAACAG ACTGAAACAGCAGAGCTTCCTGCTTCTGATAGCGTAAACCCAGGCAACCTACAATTGGTTTCAAAGTTAAAG AATCCTTCAGGTTCCTGTTCCGTAGATGTGAGTGCCATGTTTTGGGAAAGAGCCGGTTGTAAAGAGCCATGTATCATAACTGCTTGCGAGGACGTAGTTTCTCTTTGGAAAGCTCTGGATGCTTGGCAGTGGGAAAAACTTTATACTTGGCACTTCACAGAG GTTCCAGTATTACAGATAGTTCCAGTGCCTGATGTGTATAATCTTGTGTGTGTAGCTTTGGGAAATTTGGAAATCAGAGAGATCAG GGCATTGCTTTGTTCCTCTGATGATGAAAGTGAAAAGCAAGTACTACTGAAGTCTGGAAATATAAAAGCTGTGCTTGGCCTGACAAAGAGGAGGCTAGTTAGTAGCAGTGGGACCCTTTCTGATCAACAAGTAGAAGTCATGACATTTGCAGAAGATGGAGG AGGCAAAGAAAACCAATTTTTGATGCCCCCTGAGGAGACTATATTAACTTTTGCCGAGGTCCAAGGGATGCAAGAAGCTCTCCTTGGTACTACTGTTATGAACAACATTGTTATTTG GTTCCTGGAAGGTGACGTGAAAGATCAATGTGCAGCAGCAATCTTGACTTCTGGAACAATTGCCATTTGGGACTTACTTCTCGGTCAGTGTACTGCCCTCCTCCCACCTATCTCTGACCAACATTGGTCTTTTGTGAAGTGGTCAGGTACAGACTCTCATTTGCTGGCTGGACAAAAAGATGGAAATATATTTGTATACCACTACTCATAA
- the PALB2 gene encoding partner and localizer of BRCA2 isoform X12: MEEPPGKPLSCEEKEKLKEKLAFLKREYSKTLARLQRAQRAEKIKHSIKKTVEEQDYLSQQELSPQLNHSEPKNKICVYDKLHIKTHLDEETGERTSVTLDVGPESFNPGDGPGGLPIHGTDDTQEHFPHRVSDPDGEQKQKLPGRRKKQQKRTFISQERDCVFGTDSLRLSGKRLKEQEETSSKNPTRSPVTEIRTHLLSLKSELPDSPEPVTETNEDSIFIPPTAQPEKGVDTLLRRPDFTRATTVPLQTPTDSSSSQHLEHIPPKGSSELTTHCLKNIRFTSPVSLEAQGKKVTIPTDNLVVNKAVSKSGQLPTSSNLEADISCSLNELTHDNLPANENQNLEQNQTEKSLKSPGDALDGRNENLQENEILSQPKSLSLEATSLLAAEKHSCTMLEGLLFPAEYYVRTTRSMSNCQRKVALEAVIQSHLDVKKKGFKNKNKDASKNLNLSNEETDQSEIRMSDTCTGQPSSRTSQKLLSLTKVSSPAGPTEDNDLSRKAVAQAPSRRYRGKRKSACTPASDHCEPLLPACNPSVINRSKEEVTSHKYQNKKAVIRVKGKKSHQKEDSLSWSNSAYLSLDDDAFTASFHKDGMLSLKQLLSFLSITDFQLPDEDFGTLKLEKLKSCSEKPVEPFESNMFGERRLKEGNCIFPEELSPKRMDTEMEDLEEDLIVLPGKSHPKRPNPQSQHTKTGLSSSILLYTPLNTVALDDNDRPAADMCSPLFPILGTTPAFGPQGSYEKASTEVAGQTCRTPQLAHLKDSVCLASDSKQFDRSSSPAKPHTTLQVSGRQGQPTCDCDSALPGTPPPIESFTFKVNQLCGNTCQELHKHSIEQTETAELPASDSVNPGNLQLVSKLKVPVLQIVPVPDVYNLVCVALGNLEIREIRALLCSSDDESEKQVLLKSGNIKAVLGLTKRRLVSSSGTLSDQQVEVMTFAEDGGGKENQFLMPPEETILTFAEVQGMQEALLGTTVMNNIVIWNLKTGQLLKKMHIDDSYQASVCHKAYSEMVPGR, encoded by the exons ATGGAAGAGCCTCCCGGGAAGCCCCTCAGCtgtgaggagaaggaaaag ttaaAGGAGAAATTAGCATTCTTGAAAAGGGAATACAGCAAGACACTAGCCCGCCTTCAG CGTGCCCAAAGAGCTGAAAAGATTAAGCATTCTATTAAGAAAACAGTAGAAGAACAAGATTATTTGTCCCAGCAGGAGCTCTCACCGCAGCTAAACCACTCAG aacctaaaaataaaatatgtgtttatgACAAGTTACACATCAAAACCCATCTTGATGAAGAAACTGGAGAAAGGACATCTGTCACACTTGATGTTGGGCCGGAGTCCTTTAACCCTGGAGATGGCCCAGGAGGATTACCTATACACGGAACAGATGACACCCAAGAACATTTTCCCCACAGGGTCAGTGACCCTGATGGTGAGCAAAAGCAGAAGCTgccagggagaagaaagaagcagcagaagaGAACATTTATTTCACAAGAGAGAGACTGTGTCTTTGGCACTGATTCACTCAGACTGTCTGGGAAAAGACTAAAGGAACAGGAAGAAACCAGTAGCAAAAATCCTACTAGATCACCAGTAACTGAAATAAGAACTCACCTTTTAAGTCTGAAGTCTGAACTTCCAGATTCTCCAGAACCAGTTACAGAAACTAATGAAGACAGTATATTCATTCCACCAACTGCCCAACCAGAAAAAGGTGTGGATACACTCCTAAGAAGACCTGATTTCACCAGGGCGACTACAGTTCCTTTACAGACTCCAACAGATAGCAGTAGTAGTCAGCATCTTGAACACATTCCTCCCAAAGGCAGCAGTGAACTTACTACTCACTGCCTAAAAAACATTAGATTTACTTCACCTGTAAGTTTGGAGGCGCAAGGCAAAAAAGTGACTATCCCTACAGATAACCTCGTTGTAAACAAAGCTGTAAGTAAAAGTGGCCAACTGCCCACAAGTTCTAATTTAGAGGCAGATATTTCATGTTCTCTAAATGAACTCACTCACGATAACTTGCCagcaaatgaaaatcaaaacttaGAACAAAATCAAACAGAGAAATCTTTAAAGTCTCCCGGTGACGCTCTTGATGGTAGAAATGAAAATCTTCAGGAAAACGAGATTCTAAGTCAACCTAAGAGTCTTAGCCTGGAAGCAACCTCTCTTCTTGCTGCAGAAAAACATTCTTGCACAATGCTTGAAGGCCTTCTGTTTCCTGCAGAATACTATGTTAGAACAACACGAAGCATGTCCAATTGCCAGAGAAAAGTAGCCCTGGAGGCTGTCATTCAGAGTCATTTGGATGTCAAGAAAAaagggtttaaaaataaaaataaggatgcAAGTAAAAATTTAAACCTTTCCAATGAGGAAACTGACCAAAGTGAAATTAGGATGTCTGACACATGCACAGGACAACCAAGTTCAAGaacttctcagaaacttctctcaTTAACTAAAGTCAGCTCTCCCGCTGGGCCCACTGAAGATAATGACTTGTCTAGGAAGGCAGTTGCCCAGGCACCTAGTAGAAGatacagaggaaaaagaaaatcagcctgCACCCCAGCATCAGATCATTGTGAACCACTTTTGCCAGCTTGCAACCCATCAGTTATTAACAGGTCCAAGGAGGAAGTCACCTCACATAAATATCAGAACAAAAAAGCAGTTATTCGAGTGAAAG ggaAGAAAAGTCATCAAAAAGAGGATTCCCTTTCTTGGAGTAACAGTGCTTATTTATCCTTGGATGATGATGCTTTCACGGCTTCATTTCATAAGGATGGAATGCTGAGCTTAAAGCAACTACTGTCTTTTCTCAGCATCACAGACTTTCAGTTACCTGATGAAGACTTTGGAACTCTTAAGCTTGAAAAACTGAAGTCTTGCTCAGAAAAACCAGTGGAGCCTTTTGAATCAAACATGTTTGGAGAGAGACGTCTTAAAGAGGGAAATTGTATTTTTCCAGAGGAACTGAGTCCTAAACGCATGGATACAGAAATGGAGGACTTAGAAGAGGACCTTATTGTTTTACCAGGAAAATCACATCCCAAAAGGCCAAACCCACAAAGCCAGCATACAAAGACAGGCCTTTCTTCATCCATATTACTTTATACTCCTTTAAATACAGTTGCGCTTGATGATAATGACAGGCCTGCTGCAGACATGTGTTCACCTCTTTTCCCCATCTTAGGTACTACTCCAGCCTTTGGCCCTCAAGGCTCCTATGAAAAAGCTTCCACAGAGGTCGCTGGACAAACTTGCCGCACACCCCAACTTGCTCATTTGAAAGACTCAGTCTGTCTTGCCAGTGATAGTAAACAATTCGACCGTTCAAGCAGTCCAGCAAAACCACATACCACCCTGCAGGTGTCAGGCAGGCAAGGACAACCTACCTGTGACTGTGACTCTGCCTTGCCAGGAACACCTCCACCCATTGAGTCATTCACTTTTAAAGTAAATCAGCTCTGTGGAAACACATGCCAGGAGTTGCATAAACATTCCATCGAACAG ACTGAAACAGCAGAGCTTCCTGCTTCTGATAGCGTAAACCCAGGCAACCTACAATTGGTTTCAAAGTTAAAG GTTCCAGTATTACAGATAGTTCCAGTGCCTGATGTGTATAATCTTGTGTGTGTAGCTTTGGGAAATTTGGAAATCAGAGAGATCAG GGCATTGCTTTGTTCCTCTGATGATGAAAGTGAAAAGCAAGTACTACTGAAGTCTGGAAATATAAAAGCTGTGCTTGGCCTGACAAAGAGGAGGCTAGTTAGTAGCAGTGGGACCCTTTCTGATCAACAAGTAGAAGTCATGACATTTGCAGAAGATGGAGG AGGCAAAGAAAACCAATTTTTGATGCCCCCTGAGGAGACTATATTAACTTTTGCCGAGGTCCAAGGGATGCAAGAAGCTCTCCTTGGTACTACTGTTATGAACAACATTGTTATTTG GAATTTAAAAACTGGTCAACTCTTGAAAAAGATGCACATTGATGATTCTTACCAAGCTTCAGTCTGTCACAAAGCCTATTCTGAAATG GTTCCTGGAAGGTGA
- the PALB2 gene encoding partner and localizer of BRCA2 isoform X10, translating to MTVPATFKELGDGEKQRTQCENTVLKEKLAFLKREYSKTLARLQRAQRAEKIKHSIKKTVEEQDYLSQQELSPQLNHSEPKNKICVYDKLHIKTHLDEETGERTSVTLDVGPESFNPGDGPGGLPIHGTDDTQEHFPHRVSDPDGEQKQKLPGRRKKQQKRTFISQERDCVFGTDSLRLSGKRLKEQEETSSKNPTRSPVTEIRTHLLSLKSELPDSPEPVTETNEDSIFIPPTAQPEKGVDTLLRRPDFTRATTVPLQTPTDSSSSQHLEHIPPKGSSELTTHCLKNIRFTSPVSLEAQGKKVTIPTDNLVVNKAVSKSGQLPTSSNLEADISCSLNELTHDNLPANENQNLEQNQTEKSLKSPGDALDGRNENLQENEILSQPKSLSLEATSLLAAEKHSCTMLEGLLFPAEYYVRTTRSMSNCQRKVALEAVIQSHLDVKKKGFKNKNKDASKNLNLSNEETDQSEIRMSDTCTGQPSSRTSQKLLSLTKVSSPAGPTEDNDLSRKAVAQAPSRRYRGKRKSACTPASDHCEPLLPACNPSVINRSKEEVTSHKYQNKKAVIRVKGKKSHQKEDSLSWSNSAYLSLDDDAFTASFHKDGMLSLKQLLSFLSITDFQLPDEDFGTLKLEKLKSCSEKPVEPFESNMFGERRLKEGNCIFPEELSPKRMDTEMEDLEEDLIVLPGKSHPKRPNPQSQHTKTGLSSSILLYTPLNTVALDDNDRPAADMCSPLFPILGTTPAFGPQGSYEKASTEVAGQTCRTPQLAHLKDSVCLASDSKQFDRSSSPAKPHTTLQVSGRQGQPTCDCDSALPGTPPPIESFTFKVNQLCGNTCQELHKHSIEQTETAELPASDSVNPGNLQLVSKLKNPSGSCSVDVSAMFWERAGCKEPCIITACEDVVSLWKALDAWQWEKLYTWHFTEVPVLQIVPVPDVYNLVCVALGNLEIREIRALLCSSDDESEKQVLLKSGNIKAVLGLTKRRLVSSSGTLSDQQVEVMTFAEDGGGKENQFLMPPEETILTFAEVQGMQEALLGTTVMNNIVIWNLKTGQLLKKMHIDDSYQASVCHKAYSEMVPGR from the exons ATGACAGTCCCTGCTACCTTCAAGGAACTGGGTGATGGGGAGAAACAGAGAACACAGTGTGAGAATACTGTG ttaaAGGAGAAATTAGCATTCTTGAAAAGGGAATACAGCAAGACACTAGCCCGCCTTCAG CGTGCCCAAAGAGCTGAAAAGATTAAGCATTCTATTAAGAAAACAGTAGAAGAACAAGATTATTTGTCCCAGCAGGAGCTCTCACCGCAGCTAAACCACTCAG aacctaaaaataaaatatgtgtttatgACAAGTTACACATCAAAACCCATCTTGATGAAGAAACTGGAGAAAGGACATCTGTCACACTTGATGTTGGGCCGGAGTCCTTTAACCCTGGAGATGGCCCAGGAGGATTACCTATACACGGAACAGATGACACCCAAGAACATTTTCCCCACAGGGTCAGTGACCCTGATGGTGAGCAAAAGCAGAAGCTgccagggagaagaaagaagcagcagaagaGAACATTTATTTCACAAGAGAGAGACTGTGTCTTTGGCACTGATTCACTCAGACTGTCTGGGAAAAGACTAAAGGAACAGGAAGAAACCAGTAGCAAAAATCCTACTAGATCACCAGTAACTGAAATAAGAACTCACCTTTTAAGTCTGAAGTCTGAACTTCCAGATTCTCCAGAACCAGTTACAGAAACTAATGAAGACAGTATATTCATTCCACCAACTGCCCAACCAGAAAAAGGTGTGGATACACTCCTAAGAAGACCTGATTTCACCAGGGCGACTACAGTTCCTTTACAGACTCCAACAGATAGCAGTAGTAGTCAGCATCTTGAACACATTCCTCCCAAAGGCAGCAGTGAACTTACTACTCACTGCCTAAAAAACATTAGATTTACTTCACCTGTAAGTTTGGAGGCGCAAGGCAAAAAAGTGACTATCCCTACAGATAACCTCGTTGTAAACAAAGCTGTAAGTAAAAGTGGCCAACTGCCCACAAGTTCTAATTTAGAGGCAGATATTTCATGTTCTCTAAATGAACTCACTCACGATAACTTGCCagcaaatgaaaatcaaaacttaGAACAAAATCAAACAGAGAAATCTTTAAAGTCTCCCGGTGACGCTCTTGATGGTAGAAATGAAAATCTTCAGGAAAACGAGATTCTAAGTCAACCTAAGAGTCTTAGCCTGGAAGCAACCTCTCTTCTTGCTGCAGAAAAACATTCTTGCACAATGCTTGAAGGCCTTCTGTTTCCTGCAGAATACTATGTTAGAACAACACGAAGCATGTCCAATTGCCAGAGAAAAGTAGCCCTGGAGGCTGTCATTCAGAGTCATTTGGATGTCAAGAAAAaagggtttaaaaataaaaataaggatgcAAGTAAAAATTTAAACCTTTCCAATGAGGAAACTGACCAAAGTGAAATTAGGATGTCTGACACATGCACAGGACAACCAAGTTCAAGaacttctcagaaacttctctcaTTAACTAAAGTCAGCTCTCCCGCTGGGCCCACTGAAGATAATGACTTGTCTAGGAAGGCAGTTGCCCAGGCACCTAGTAGAAGatacagaggaaaaagaaaatcagcctgCACCCCAGCATCAGATCATTGTGAACCACTTTTGCCAGCTTGCAACCCATCAGTTATTAACAGGTCCAAGGAGGAAGTCACCTCACATAAATATCAGAACAAAAAAGCAGTTATTCGAGTGAAAG ggaAGAAAAGTCATCAAAAAGAGGATTCCCTTTCTTGGAGTAACAGTGCTTATTTATCCTTGGATGATGATGCTTTCACGGCTTCATTTCATAAGGATGGAATGCTGAGCTTAAAGCAACTACTGTCTTTTCTCAGCATCACAGACTTTCAGTTACCTGATGAAGACTTTGGAACTCTTAAGCTTGAAAAACTGAAGTCTTGCTCAGAAAAACCAGTGGAGCCTTTTGAATCAAACATGTTTGGAGAGAGACGTCTTAAAGAGGGAAATTGTATTTTTCCAGAGGAACTGAGTCCTAAACGCATGGATACAGAAATGGAGGACTTAGAAGAGGACCTTATTGTTTTACCAGGAAAATCACATCCCAAAAGGCCAAACCCACAAAGCCAGCATACAAAGACAGGCCTTTCTTCATCCATATTACTTTATACTCCTTTAAATACAGTTGCGCTTGATGATAATGACAGGCCTGCTGCAGACATGTGTTCACCTCTTTTCCCCATCTTAGGTACTACTCCAGCCTTTGGCCCTCAAGGCTCCTATGAAAAAGCTTCCACAGAGGTCGCTGGACAAACTTGCCGCACACCCCAACTTGCTCATTTGAAAGACTCAGTCTGTCTTGCCAGTGATAGTAAACAATTCGACCGTTCAAGCAGTCCAGCAAAACCACATACCACCCTGCAGGTGTCAGGCAGGCAAGGACAACCTACCTGTGACTGTGACTCTGCCTTGCCAGGAACACCTCCACCCATTGAGTCATTCACTTTTAAAGTAAATCAGCTCTGTGGAAACACATGCCAGGAGTTGCATAAACATTCCATCGAACAG ACTGAAACAGCAGAGCTTCCTGCTTCTGATAGCGTAAACCCAGGCAACCTACAATTGGTTTCAAAGTTAAAG AATCCTTCAGGTTCCTGTTCCGTAGATGTGAGTGCCATGTTTTGGGAAAGAGCCGGTTGTAAAGAGCCATGTATCATAACTGCTTGCGAGGACGTAGTTTCTCTTTGGAAAGCTCTGGATGCTTGGCAGTGGGAAAAACTTTATACTTGGCACTTCACAGAG GTTCCAGTATTACAGATAGTTCCAGTGCCTGATGTGTATAATCTTGTGTGTGTAGCTTTGGGAAATTTGGAAATCAGAGAGATCAG GGCATTGCTTTGTTCCTCTGATGATGAAAGTGAAAAGCAAGTACTACTGAAGTCTGGAAATATAAAAGCTGTGCTTGGCCTGACAAAGAGGAGGCTAGTTAGTAGCAGTGGGACCCTTTCTGATCAACAAGTAGAAGTCATGACATTTGCAGAAGATGGAGG AGGCAAAGAAAACCAATTTTTGATGCCCCCTGAGGAGACTATATTAACTTTTGCCGAGGTCCAAGGGATGCAAGAAGCTCTCCTTGGTACTACTGTTATGAACAACATTGTTATTTG GAATTTAAAAACTGGTCAACTCTTGAAAAAGATGCACATTGATGATTCTTACCAAGCTTCAGTCTGTCACAAAGCCTATTCTGAAATG GTTCCTGGAAGGTGA